A window from Theobroma cacao cultivar B97-61/B2 chromosome 3, Criollo_cocoa_genome_V2, whole genome shotgun sequence encodes these proteins:
- the LOC18603820 gene encoding anaphase-promoting complex subunit 8 encodes MSSKESCRNELRTAIRQLSDRCLYSASKWAAEQLVGIEQDPAKFTPSNTRFQRGSSSIRRRFRTNEITSTPPTGVAYVSTPVMEEDEVIHGDFYLLAKSYFDCREYRRAAHVLRDQTGKKSVFLRCYALYLAGEKRKEEEMIELEGPLGKSDTVNRELVSLERELSTLCKNNMIDPFGLYLYGLVLKEKGNENLARKVLVESVNSYPWNWSAWSELQSLCTTVDLLNSLNLSNHWMKEFFLASVYQELRMHNESLVKYENLQGNFTFSNYIQAQIAKARYSLREFEQVEVIFEDLLRNDPYRVEDMDTYSNVLYTKECFSALSYLAHRVIMTDKYRPESCCIIGNYYSLKGQHEKSVMYFRRALKLNKNYLSAWTLMGHEYVEMKNTPAAVDAYRRAVDINPRDYRAWYGLGQAYEMMGMPHYALHYFRKSVFFQPIDSRLWIAMAQCYESEQLHMLEEAIKCYKRAANCNDTEAIALHRLAKLHRELGHPEEAAFYYKKDLERMEAEEREGPNIVEALMFLATHYKAQKRFEEAEVYCTRLLDYTGPERETAKNLLRGMRIAQSSFPSMDVEHFHP; translated from the exons atgagTTCCAAAGAAAGTTGCAGAAACGAGCTCCGCACTGCCATTCGCCAACTCAGCGATCGTTGCCTTTACTCTGCTTCCAAATG GGCAGCAGAACAGCTTGTGGGAATCGAGCAAGACCCGGCAAAGTTCACACCTTCAAACACAAGATTCCAGCGTGGAAGCTCAAGTATTCGCAGAAGGTTTCGGACCAATGAGATCACTTCAACACCACCCACTGGTGTTGCCTACGTGTCCACTCCGGTGATGGAGGAAGATGAAGTGATACATGGTGACTTCTACCTTCTAGCAAAGTCTTATTTCGATTGCCGAGAGTATAGGAGGGCCGCTCATGTGCTTCGGGATCAAACTGGAAAAAAATCTGTGTTCTTGCGATGTTATGCTCTTTATCTG GCTGGAGAGAAGcgaaaagaagaggaaatgaTAGAACTTGAAGGGCCCTTAGGTAAGAGTGATACTGTGAACCGTGAATTGGTTTCTCTAGAGAGGGAGTTATCAACTCTTTGCAAGAATAACATGATCGATCCTTTTGGGTTGTACTTGTATGGTCTTGTACTTAAAGAGAAAGGCAATGAAAATCTTGCCCGCAAAGTTCTTGTGGAATCTGTCAATAGTTACCCTTGGAATTGGAGTGCCTGGTCAGAGTTGCAATCATTATGTACTACAGTCGACCTCTTGAACAGCCTCAATCTCAGTAATCACTGGATGAAGGAGTTCTTTCTTGCCAGTGTCTACCAAGAGCTCAGGATGCACAATGAATCGTTAgtaaaatatgaaaatctaCAGGGTAATTTTACATTTAGTAACTACATACAGGCTCAAATTGCTAAAGCTCGGTACAGTCTTAGGGAGTTTGAACAAGTTGAAGTCATATTTGAAGACCTTTTAAGGAATGACCCTTATCGAGTGGAGGACATGGATACATATTCTAATGTGCTATACACAAAGGAATGTTTTTCAGCCTTGAGTTATCTTGCTCACAGGGTAATTATGACTGATAAATACAGGCCTGAATCGTGCTGCATTATTGGGAATTATTACAGTTTAAAAGGGCAGCATGAGAAGTCAGTCATGTATTTTAGGAGGGCACtcaaattgaacaaaaattatttatctgcTTGGACTTTAATGGGCCATGAGTATGTCGAAATGAAAAACACTCCAGCTGCAGTTGATGCCTACAGACGGGCTGTGGACATAAATCCTCGGGATTATCGAGCCTGGTATGGATTGGGACAAGCGTATGAGATGATGGGCATGCCCCACTATGCTTTGCATTATTTTCGGAAATCTGTTTTCTTTCAGCCCATTGATTCTCGGTTATGGATTGCAATGGCTCAATGCTATGAATCTGAACAACTTCACATGCTTGAAGAAGCCATCAAATGTTATAAAAGGGCAGCAAATTGTAATGACACAGAAGCAATTGCCCTGCATCGGCTAGCAAAGTTACATAGAGAACTTGGTCACCCTGAGGAGGCAGCATTCTACTATAAGAAGGATTTAGAAAGAATGGAAGCTGAAGAGAGAGAAGGACCAAACATAGTTGAAGCTCTGATGTTTCTTGCTACACACTACAAAGCACAGAAGAGATTTGAAGAAGCAGAGGTGTATTGTACCCGTCTTCTGGATTATACTGGCCCA GAGAGAGAAACAGCGAAGAATTTACTTCGAGGAATGAGAATAGCACAATCCAGTTTTCCTTCCATGGATGTTGAGCATTTTCATCCCTGA
- the LOC18603822 gene encoding betaine aldehyde dehydrogenase 1, chloroplastic, which translates to MAVQIPSRQLLIDGEWREPLLKKRIPVINPATEQIIGDIPAATAEDVDLAVAAARRALSRNKGKDWALASGAVRAKYLRAIAAKITERKSELAKLEAIDCGKPLDEAAWDMDDVAGCFEYYADLAEGLDAKQKAPVSLPMGTFKSYVLKEPIGVVGLITPWNYPLLMAVWKVAPALAAGCAAILKPSELASLTCLELAEVCRDVGLPPGVLNILTGLGPEAGAPLASHPNVDKIAFTGSTATGSKIMAAAAQMVKPVSLELGGKSPIVVFEDVDLDKAAEWTAFGVFWTNGQICSATSRLIVHESIAKEFLDRLVKWTKNIKISDPLEEGCRLGPVVSGGQYEKVLNFISTAKSEGATILCGGVRPEHLKKGFFVEPTIITDVTTSMQIWREEVFGPVLCVKTFSTEEEALDLANDTHYGLGAAVISNDLERCDRVSKALQAGIVWINCSQPCFCQAPWGGNKRSGYGRELGEWGLENYLSVKQVTQYVSDEPWGWYRSPSKL; encoded by the exons ATGGCGGTCCAAATTCCGAGTCGACAGTTACTCATCGACGGCGAGTGGAGAGAGCCCCTTCTCAAGAAACGAATCCCTGTCATCAACCCTGCCACTGAACAGATCATCg GTGATATTCCAGCAGCTACAGCTGAAGATGTGGACCTTGCCGTGGCTGCTGCTCGGAGAGCCCTTTCTAGAAACAAAGGCAAGGACTGGGCTTTGGCTTCTGGCGCTGTCCGTGCCAAGTATTTACGTGCCATCGCTGCTAAG ATAACAGAGAGAAAATCTGAATTAGCAAAGCTTGAAGCAATTGATTGCGGGAAACCACTTGATGAAGCAGCATGGGACATG GATGATGTTGCTGGATGTTTTGAGTACTATGCGGACCTTGCTGAAGGTTTAGATGCAAAGCAAAAGGCTCCTGTCTCCCTTCCAATGGGTACATTTAAGAGTTATGTGCTTAAGGAACCAATTGGGGTTGTTGGATTGATTACTCCATG GAATTATCCACTATTGATGGCTGTATGGAAAGTAGCTCCTGCCTTGGCTGCAGGTTGTGCTGCAATACTGAAGCCTTCTGAGTTGGCATCTCT CACCTGTTTGGAGCTGGCTGAAGTGTGTAGGGATGTTGGTCTTCCTCCTGGTGTCCTGAACATTCTGACTGGACTGGGCCCTGAAGCTGGTGCCCCTTTGGCATCTCATCCCAATGTTGACAAG ATTGCCTTTACTGGAAGCACTGCAACAGGGAGCAAGATAATGGCAGCAGCAGCCCAAATGGTCAAG CCTGTTTCTTTAGAGCTTGGTGGGAAAAGCCCAATTGTTGTCTTCGAGGATGTTGACCTTGACAAGG CTGCTGAATGGACTGCATTTGGTGTCTTCTGGACAAATGGACAGATCTGCAGTGCAACATCCCGTCTTATTGTACAT GAAAGCATTGCAAAAGAATTTCTGGACAGGCTTGTGAAATGGACTAAGAACATTAAGATTTCAGATCCCTTAGAAGAAGGTTGCAGGCTCGGCCCTGTTGTTAGTGGAGGGCAG TATGAGAAAGTATTGAATTTCATCTCAACTGCTAAGAGTGAGGGTGCTACCATTCTGTGTGGTGGAGTTCGTCCTGAG CATTTAAAGAAGGGGTTTTTTGTTGAACCAACTATAATAACTGACGTGACAACTTCCATGCAAATCTGGAGGGAAGAAGTTTTTGGACCTGTTCTTTGTGTTAAAACGTTTAGTACGGAAGAGGAAGCCCTTGACTTGGCAAATGACACCCA TTATGGCTTGGGTGCCGCTGTGATATCAAATGACCTGGAAAGATGTGATCGTGTCAGTAAG GCTCTCCAAGCAGGTATAGTCTGGATCAATTGTTCACAGCCATGCTTCTGTCAAGCTCCATGGGGAGGCAACAAGCGCAGTGGTTACGGGCGTGAACTAGGGGAATG gGGTCTGGAGAATTACCTGAGTGTGAAGCAAGTCACACAGTATGTCTCGGACGAACCATGGGGATGGTATCGCTCTCCATCAAAGCTGTGA
- the LOC18603821 gene encoding pentatricopeptide repeat-containing protein At1g74900, mitochondrial, producing the protein MFSLLSKLTPPLSKTALHLPKSFSTTTPQPQNTTSAAAILTGLILTSTNPKSLTQSLLSPSINWTPLLVDTILKQLWNHGPKALQFFHLLLHNHPTYIHSVSSFDHAIDIAARLRHYATVFTLLHRMRSLRLHPTPKTFAIIAERYVAAGKPDKALKIFLSMHEHGCFQDLHSFNTILDVLCKAKRVEKACNFFKVLRGKFKADVISYNIIANGWCLIKRTNMALETLKEMVEKGLTPNLTAYNIILKGYFRAGQIEEGWKFFLEMKKRKCEIDVVTYTTVVHGLGVAGEIKRARKVFDEMVREGVLPSVATYNALIQVLCKKDCVENAILVFEEMLRKGYVPNSTTYNVVIRGLCHKEQMDRAIEFMDKMRDDECGPNVQSYNIVIRYFCDAGEIEKGLELFQKMSCGDCLPNLDTYNILISAMFVRKKPDDSVVAGKLLIEMVDRGFMPRRLTFNRVLDGLLLTGNQGFAKGILRLQSRCGRLPRQFKL; encoded by the coding sequence ATGTTTTCTTTACTCTCCAAGCTCACTCCACCCCTCTCCAAAACTGCTCTCCACCTGCCTAAATCCTTCAGCACCACCACTCCACAGCCGCAAAACACCACCTCCGCCGCCGCCATCCTCACCGGCCTTATTCTAACCTCCACCAACCCAAAATCCCTTACCCAATCCCTCCTCTCCCCCTCCATCAACTGGACCCCGCTTTTAGTCGACACCATCCTCAAGCAGCTCTGGAACCACGGCCCCAAAGCCCTCCAATTCTTCCACCTCCTCCTCCACAACCACCCTACCTACATCCACTCCGTTTCCTCCTTCGACCATGCCATAGACATCGCTGCCCGTCTCCGTCACTACGCCACCGTTTTCACCCTCCTCCACCGTATGCGCTCTCTCCGCCTCCACCCCACCCCCAAAACCTTCGCCATCATCGCCGAAAGGTACGTCGCCGCTGGAAAACCCGATAAAGCCCTTAAAATCTTCTTGTCAATGCATGAACATGGTTGTTTCCAGGATTTGCATTCTTTTAATACAATTCTTGATGTTTTATGTAAAGCTAAACGTGTTGAGAAAGCATGCAACTTTTTTAAAGTACTCAGAGGAAAGTTTAAAGCCGATGTTATTAGTTATAACATAATCGCAAACGGTTGGTGCTTGATTAAGAGGACAAATATGGCTCTTGAGACTTTAAAGGAGATGGTGGAAAaaggtttgactccaaatttgACTGCGTATAATATAATTCTAAAAGGCTATTTTAGAGCTGGTCAAATTGAGGAGGGTTGGAAGTTTTTTCTGGAAATGAAGAAGAGAAAGTGTGAAATTGACGTTGTTACTTATACTACTGTAGTTCATGGACTTGGTGTTGCGGGGGAGATTAAGAGGGCTAGAAAAGTTTTCGATGAGATGGTTAGGGAAGGTGTGTTGCCTTCAGTTGCAACTTACAATGCTTTGATTCAAGTTTTGTGTAAGAAAGATTGCGTGGAGAATGctattttggtttttgagGAGATGTTGAGGAAGGGTTATGTTCCGAATTCAACTACTTATAACGTGGTGATTAGGGGGTTGTGTCATAAAGAACAAATGGATAGGGCTATCGAATTTATGGATAAAATGAGGGATGATGAATGTGGACCAAATGTGCAGTCATACAATATCGTGATTCGGTATTTCTGTGATGCTGGTGAGATTGAGAAAGGTTTGGAGTTGTTTCAGAAAATGAGTTGTGGTGATTGCTTGCCAAATTTGGATACGTACAATATTTTGATAAGTGCAATGTTTGTAAGGAAGAAACCCGATGATTCAGTGGTGGCTGGGAAGTTGTTAATTGAGATGGTTGATAGAGGATTTATGCCTCGAAGATTAACTTTCAATCGTGTTTTGGATGGACTTTTGCTGACAGGTAATCAAGGTTTTGCAAAGGGGATTTTGAGATTGCAGAGCAGATGTGGCCGTCTTCCTCGACAGTTTAAATTGTGA
- the LOC18603824 gene encoding mannose-1-phosphate guanyltransferase alpha: MGSSDEKVVAVIMVGGPTKGTRFRPLSLNVPKPLFPLAGQPMVHHPISACKRIPNLAQIYLVGFYEEREFAMYVSSISNELRVPVRYLREDKPHGSAGGLYNFRDLIMEDNPSHIFLLNCDVCCSFPLPEMLEAHKRYGGMGTILVIKVSAESASQFGELVADPVTKELLHYTEKPETFVSDHINCGVYVFTPDIFTAIQGVSSQRKDRANLRRLSSFEALQSATRSPPSDFVRLDQDILTPFAGKKQLYTYETMDFWEQIKTPGMSLKCSGLYLSQFRFTSPNLLASGDGTKSATIIGDVYFHPSAKVHPSAKVGPNVSISANARIGAGVRLISCIILDGVEIMENAVVAYAIVGWKSSIGKWSRVQAEGDYNAKLGITILGEAVGVEDEVVVTNSIVLPNKTLNVSVQDEILL, translated from the exons ATGGGGAGCTCAGACGAGAAGGTGGTTGCTGTCATCATGGTCGGTGGACCCACTAAAG GCACTCGATTTCGACCATTGTCATTGAACGTTCCAAAGCCTTTATTTCCTTTGGCCGGACAACCTATGGTTCATCATCCAATTTCTGCTTGTAAAAGG ATTCCAAACCTAGCCCAGATCTATCTAGTTGGTTTCTATGAGGAGCGTGAATTTGCAATGTATGTCTCATCAATCTCTAATGAACTAAGAGTTCCTGTCAG ATACTTAAGGGAAGACAAGCCACATGGTTCAGCTGGTGGACTTTACAACTTCAGAGATCTGATCATGGAAGACAATCCG TCTCATATCTTCTTGCTGAATTGTGATGTTTGCTGCAGTTTTCCACTGCCAGAAATGCTTG AGGCTCACAAAAGATATGGTGGAATGGGGACCATCCTAGTAATCAAG GTTTCAGCTGAGTCAGCCAGTCAGTTTGGGGAGTTGGTAGCAGACCCAGTCACCAAAGAACTGTTACATTATACGGAGAAACCTGAAACTTTC GTAAGTGACCATATAAATTGTGGTGTCTATGTATTTACCCCAGACATTTTTACTGCCATACAGGGTGTTTCCTCTCAACGGAAAGACAGAG CCAATCTGAGACGTCTCTCCAGCTTTGAAGCCCTCCAGTCAGCTACAAG GAGTCCTCCCTCAGATTTTGTAAGGTTGGATCAAGACATTCTGACTCCTTTTGCTGGGAAGAAGCAGTTGTATACATATGAGACAATGGATTTCTGGGAACAAATTAAAACCCCTGG AATGTCCCTAAAATGTTCTGGTTTGTATCTCTCCCAATTTCGGTTTACCTCTCCCAATCTTTTGGCTAGTGGGGATGGTACAAAAAGTGCCACCATTATCGGTGATGTTTATTTTCATCCATCGGCAAAAGTACATCCAAGTGCTAAG GTTGGTCCCAATGTCTCAATATCAGCTAATGCACGTATAGGAGCTGGTGTAAGGCTCATCAGTTGTATCATTCTTGATGGTGTTGAAATCATG GAAAATGCTGTTGTCGCTTATGCGATTGTTGGGTGGAAGTCTTCTATTGGGAAATGGTCCCGTGTTCAG GCTGAAGGAGATTATAATGCCAAACTTGGGATTACAATTCTTG GAGAAGCAGTGGGTGTTGAAGATGAAGTAGTGGTCACCAATAGCATTGTCCTTCCGAACAAGACACTCAATGTCAGTGTTCAAGATGAAATCCTTCTATGA